In one Spirosoma rigui genomic region, the following are encoded:
- the pheS gene encoding phenylalanine--tRNA ligase subunit alpha, which produces MLDKVKTIAEEIEHYTVTSKEQLEQFRLQFIGRKGVVTELFDGLKQVPADERRAVGQALNGLKNLAQERFDSFSQALEAQQESAGSTPPIDLTLPTVPNLSGTQHPLSLVRQRIIQIFERIGFNVADGPEIESDWYNFGALNFPDNHPARDMQDTFFVEKAAEGNAGSGDMLLRTHTSNVQIRLMERQRANADGTNTFQPIRSIMPGRVYRNETISARAHCMFHQVEGIYIDRNVGFKDLKDTLYHFVKEMFEPGTQIRFRPSYFPFTEPSAEIDISCQICGGKGCNICKHSGWVEIAGSGMVDPQVIANCGIDPEEYTGFAFGMGIERITQLKYVVNDLRLYTENDVRFLRQFEGV; this is translated from the coding sequence ATGCTGGATAAAGTAAAGACCATTGCTGAAGAAATTGAACACTATACCGTTACCTCGAAAGAACAACTGGAGCAGTTTCGCCTGCAGTTTATCGGTCGGAAAGGCGTAGTGACCGAATTATTTGACGGGCTCAAACAAGTACCGGCCGACGAGCGCCGGGCTGTTGGACAAGCCCTGAACGGATTGAAGAACCTGGCGCAGGAACGGTTCGATTCATTCAGCCAGGCCCTCGAAGCCCAGCAGGAATCGGCCGGCAGCACCCCGCCCATCGATCTGACGCTCCCCACGGTACCCAACCTGAGCGGAACCCAGCACCCGCTGAGCCTGGTACGGCAACGCATCATTCAGATATTCGAGCGCATCGGTTTTAACGTAGCCGACGGCCCTGAAATCGAGTCGGACTGGTACAACTTCGGTGCCCTGAATTTTCCCGACAACCACCCCGCCCGCGACATGCAGGATACGTTTTTCGTGGAAAAAGCAGCCGAAGGCAACGCCGGTTCGGGCGACATGCTGCTGCGTACGCACACCTCGAACGTCCAGATCCGGTTGATGGAGCGCCAGCGGGCCAACGCCGACGGCACCAATACGTTCCAGCCCATCCGGTCGATCATGCCCGGCCGGGTATACCGCAACGAAACCATATCCGCGCGGGCGCACTGCATGTTCCACCAGGTGGAGGGCATCTACATTGACCGCAACGTTGGCTTCAAGGACCTCAAGGACACGCTGTATCATTTCGTGAAGGAGATGTTCGAGCCGGGCACCCAGATCCGGTTCCGGCCTTCTTATTTCCCCTTCACCGAACCCAGCGCCGAAATCGACATTTCCTGCCAGATTTGCGGGGGCAAAGGCTGTAACATCTGCAAACACAGCGGCTGGGTCGAAATTGCCGGATCGGGTATGGTCGACCCGCAGGTTATTGCCAACTGTGGTATCGATCCCGAAGAGTACACCGGTTTCGCCTTCGGCATGGGGATCGAGCGGATCACACAGCTCAAATACGTAGTCAACGACCTCCGCCTGTACACCGAAAACGATGTCCGGTTCCTCCGGCAGTTCGAAGGAGTTTAA
- a CDS encoding exodeoxyribonuclease VII large subunit, protein MNPIRLSDLAFTIEAVLDEAFGQKVLWVVAETSDIKNYPDRGYCFLTLVEREAGRETLAKLDACIWRKNYHTIRDFESATGVAFARNIQLLLMVAVSFSPVYGLRVEILKIDPSYTLGNLERERQAVLDALVEQHPDLVWLEAGQYITANQLLPRPAVIQRIALISAPGSDGWRDFRHELTQNAYGYTFEVDEYLTQVQGAGAERAICGQLERIRQSDLPYDAVVIVRGGGSQLDFGSFDTFLMGYTVAGFPTPIFAGIGHERNVSLTDMLCHESVKTPTKAAAFLIDHNRQFEEACLRLRDRLGTVARDAVLTAREQLDSETERLRFVMHNYFRDQHTNLAEKAVTLRHLDPANVLRRGYALLLRNGRILTSVSDVNPNETLQVQLRDGLITVTNEP, encoded by the coding sequence ATGAATCCTATTCGCCTTTCTGACCTGGCCTTCACGATCGAAGCCGTTCTTGACGAAGCGTTCGGCCAGAAAGTGCTGTGGGTAGTCGCCGAAACGAGCGATATCAAGAACTACCCCGACCGGGGATACTGCTTTCTAACCCTCGTGGAGCGCGAAGCCGGTCGGGAAACGCTGGCCAAGCTCGACGCCTGTATCTGGCGGAAGAACTACCACACTATTCGTGACTTCGAAAGTGCCACCGGCGTTGCCTTCGCCCGGAACATTCAGTTGCTGCTCATGGTAGCGGTCAGTTTCAGTCCGGTTTACGGACTACGGGTCGAGATCCTGAAAATTGACCCCTCCTACACCCTCGGTAATCTGGAGCGCGAACGTCAGGCAGTGCTCGACGCCCTCGTTGAGCAGCATCCCGATCTGGTCTGGCTCGAAGCCGGGCAGTACATCACCGCCAACCAGTTGCTACCCAGGCCAGCCGTTATCCAGCGAATTGCCCTGATTTCGGCACCCGGCTCCGATGGCTGGCGAGACTTCCGGCACGAACTGACCCAGAATGCGTACGGATATACGTTTGAGGTTGACGAGTACCTGACGCAGGTGCAGGGAGCCGGTGCTGAACGGGCGATTTGTGGGCAGTTGGAACGCATTCGTCAGAGTGACCTTCCGTACGATGCGGTTGTTATTGTGCGGGGCGGGGGCTCCCAACTGGATTTTGGCTCTTTCGATACTTTTCTGATGGGGTACACCGTAGCCGGTTTTCCCACGCCAATCTTCGCCGGCATCGGCCACGAGCGAAATGTCAGCCTGACGGATATGCTGTGTCACGAAAGTGTAAAAACACCCACCAAGGCCGCGGCTTTCCTGATTGACCACAACAGGCAGTTTGAAGAAGCCTGCCTTCGACTGCGCGACCGGCTGGGTACCGTTGCCCGCGACGCCGTTCTGACGGCCCGCGAGCAGTTGGACAGTGAGACCGAACGGCTGCGGTTTGTGATGCACAATTACTTCCGCGACCAGCATACCAATCTGGCGGAAAAAGCCGTTACCCTGCGCCACCTCGACCCTGCCAATGTACTCCGGCGCGGCTATGCACTGCTGCTGCGTAACGGGCGTATCCTGACCAGCGTTAGCGATGTCAACCCCAATGAGACGCTGCAGGTACAGTTACGGGACGGGCTCATTACGGTGACCAACGAACCGTAG
- the xseB gene encoding exodeoxyribonuclease VII small subunit, with product MTYQDAYDQLTTLVDEIENEQVPLDELPGKIQLATELITFCQERLRAVETDYQKAIERLPKR from the coding sequence ATGACCTATCAGGACGCATACGACCAGCTCACTACCCTCGTCGACGAGATCGAGAATGAGCAGGTACCCCTCGATGAGCTGCCGGGAAAGATCCAGTTAGCTACTGAACTAATCACATTTTGCCAGGAACGGCTTCGGGCGGTAGAAACTGACTACCAGAAGGCAATTGAACGGCTGCCGAAGCGGTAA
- a CDS encoding DUF937 domain-containing protein, with translation MNLFSTFNDVLKPDVQARIAAYVDEPAEKATKAVEGLVFTIVGGLMKRTTSEIGVNQLFNHIKKGRYDGSLTDNLLTVLRDPAQTNTLITQGNDVISHLLPAMKSSIGSMISSYAGIRNSSAISLLGLTSTIVLHVLGKRVSDQKLDADGLASSLFSERESFVNAVPEEFMPRLVEKVGLQQIVAGMAAPARRTTVETPARPVATQSTIASKPVATVTRPAITYEPDDTSDENSSLVKWGMGALLVLALGAIGFYVYQNTQNHAGDKQATDLSLISSDTVKTDTVSRSLAVPAEVTPKAAAKPAVTPTTTTPGVTTTPVAATGSALTQQMAPYIGNVALPKGRIFPLPGVAFQPGSLSLTPGSETTINELVTLLKTYPRLQVQLIGYANDAQGGVTNKSLSFKRVNQIKQQLMTAGIDYLRIDAIGRGTGVTRNRSDSLSMTRPTLRKIDLKVVVK, from the coding sequence ATGAATTTGTTTAGCACATTTAATGACGTTCTCAAGCCGGATGTCCAGGCGCGCATTGCCGCGTACGTAGACGAGCCGGCCGAGAAAGCCACCAAAGCCGTTGAAGGTCTTGTATTCACGATTGTAGGGGGGCTCATGAAGCGAACCACCTCCGAAATTGGTGTTAATCAACTCTTCAATCATATCAAGAAAGGCCGTTACGACGGTTCTCTGACCGACAACCTGCTGACGGTGCTGCGCGACCCCGCTCAGACCAACACGCTCATTACCCAGGGAAACGACGTTATCAGCCACCTGCTGCCCGCCATGAAAAGTTCCATCGGCAGCATGATATCCAGCTATGCCGGTATCCGAAACTCATCGGCCATTTCGTTGCTGGGCCTGACCAGCACGATCGTGCTGCATGTGCTGGGCAAACGTGTCAGCGACCAGAAACTAGACGCCGACGGTCTGGCCTCGTCGCTGTTTTCAGAACGGGAGTCGTTCGTCAACGCCGTTCCGGAAGAGTTCATGCCGCGTCTGGTCGAGAAAGTTGGCCTCCAGCAGATTGTGGCCGGTATGGCCGCACCCGCCCGCCGGACAACGGTGGAGACTCCCGCCCGGCCGGTAGCAACCCAGTCGACGATTGCCTCGAAACCCGTAGCAACGGTGACCCGTCCCGCCATCACCTACGAACCCGATGATACCAGCGACGAAAACAGTTCACTGGTGAAATGGGGAATGGGTGCGTTGCTGGTGCTGGCCCTGGGAGCCATTGGTTTCTACGTCTACCAAAACACCCAGAACCACGCCGGAGATAAACAAGCCACCGACCTGTCGCTCATCAGCAGCGACACCGTCAAGACCGATACCGTGTCCCGGTCGCTGGCCGTTCCCGCCGAGGTGACGCCTAAAGCCGCAGCTAAACCGGCGGTTACCCCAACGACGACTACGCCCGGAGTGACCACTACGCCCGTAGCCGCAACCGGAAGCGCCCTGACCCAGCAAATGGCCCCTTACATCGGTAACGTAGCGTTGCCCAAAGGCCGCATCTTCCCGTTGCCGGGGGTAGCTTTCCAGCCAGGGTCGCTATCGTTGACGCCGGGGTCGGAAACAACGATCAATGAGCTGGTTACACTGCTCAAAACCTACCCGCGTTTGCAGGTGCAGCTCATTGGCTACGCCAACGACGCACAGGGCGGGGTGACCAACAAAAGTTTGTCGTTCAAACGGGTCAACCAGATCAAGCAGCAGTTGATGACAGCAGGGATTGACTACCTGCGCATCGACGCCATTGGCCGTGGAACAGGCGTGACCCGCAACCGTAGCGACTCCCTGTCCATGACGCGGCCTACCCTTCGTAAAATCGATTTGAAGGTGGTGGTCAAGTAG
- a CDS encoding SDR family NAD(P)-dependent oxidoreductase, which yields MTTDIGKTALITGASSGIGRELATLFAKDGYNLVLVARSEDKLQDLAEKFKHQFGTPSITVIEKDLSKPEAPQEIYDEVTRQQITVNTLVNNAGFGEYGKFATETDLQKELNVIQVNLTSLVHLTKLFLKDMVQRNEGKILMLGSIASIMPNPLMAVYGATKSFIYSFSEALRNEVKDTDISITVLMPPATDTDFFNKAGATNTVAQQQARSMDPADVAKEGYNALLKGKDKAIAGLSTKMQAAAFRVLPDSVVSQAARSQMKSQAEAEAEKSTSVLALGIGIAALALAGIALAAAYKNTTPYDRLRYRYKAGRAYGSAKNAVKSVADSVNGAVSKAKAKAEHALV from the coding sequence ATGACAACAGACATCGGAAAAACGGCCCTGATCACGGGCGCATCGAGCGGCATTGGCCGGGAACTGGCAACCCTGTTTGCGAAAGACGGCTACAACCTGGTGCTGGTAGCCCGCAGTGAAGACAAGCTGCAGGATTTGGCCGAGAAGTTCAAACATCAATTTGGGACCCCATCCATCACCGTCATTGAAAAAGACCTGTCGAAGCCCGAAGCACCTCAGGAAATTTATGACGAAGTGACCCGCCAGCAGATCACGGTTAATACGCTGGTGAATAACGCAGGCTTCGGCGAGTATGGCAAGTTCGCTACCGAAACCGACCTGCAAAAAGAGCTGAACGTGATTCAGGTAAACCTGACCTCCCTGGTGCACCTGACGAAGCTGTTCCTGAAAGACATGGTGCAGCGGAATGAAGGGAAAATTCTGATGCTGGGCTCCATTGCCTCCATCATGCCGAACCCACTGATGGCGGTGTACGGCGCGACGAAATCGTTCATCTACTCGTTCTCGGAGGCCCTACGCAACGAAGTCAAAGACACTGATATTTCCATTACGGTGTTGATGCCACCCGCCACCGACACTGATTTCTTCAACAAGGCAGGGGCGACCAACACAGTGGCCCAGCAGCAAGCCCGTTCTATGGACCCCGCCGACGTAGCGAAAGAGGGCTACAACGCGTTGCTGAAAGGGAAAGACAAAGCCATTGCCGGTCTATCCACTAAAATGCAGGCAGCGGCTTTCCGGGTATTGCCCGACTCCGTAGTGAGCCAGGCCGCTCGGTCCCAGATGAAAAGTCAGGCCGAAGCCGAAGCCGAGAAATCAACGTCGGTACTGGCGTTGGGTATCGGTATTGCCGCCCTTGCCCTGGCGGGTATTGCCCTGGCCGCTGCTTACAAGAACACGACGCCCTACGACCGGCTACGGTACCGGTACAAGGCCGGTCGCGCTTATGGATCGGCCAAGAATGCCGTGAAGTCAGTAGCCGATTCGGTCAATGGAGCCGTGTCCAAGGCAAAGGCAAAAGCCGAACACGCGCTTGTCTAG
- a CDS encoding DUF4136 domain-containing protein, with translation MKMLLLTASLLAGLLVACSPYRLVRNQSDKDATWSAYRTFAFVDTNRIDPTPRDAYQVAVDQVKQAVAAELVKRGYQQTKDNPDLLVNLGAVVKEKTQTRQTNINEAPLYIGQRRYSWRSQEVPVGTYNEGTVSLHIVDAQRNALLWDVAVSSVLNRRSVTPVQIGEAVAKVFEKFPGNKP, from the coding sequence ATGAAAATGCTGTTGTTGACGGCCAGCCTGTTGGCTGGTTTGCTGGTTGCCTGCTCGCCTTACCGGCTCGTTCGAAATCAGTCAGATAAAGACGCTACGTGGTCAGCTTACCGCACCTTTGCTTTCGTAGATACCAACCGTATCGACCCAACGCCCCGCGATGCCTACCAGGTGGCCGTAGATCAGGTGAAACAGGCGGTGGCGGCCGAACTGGTAAAGCGGGGTTACCAACAGACGAAAGATAATCCTGACCTGCTGGTAAACCTGGGAGCGGTTGTGAAAGAAAAAACGCAGACGCGCCAGACCAACATAAACGAAGCTCCGCTGTACATTGGCCAGCGTCGATATTCATGGCGGAGTCAGGAGGTACCGGTTGGAACCTACAATGAAGGTACCGTTAGTTTGCACATTGTGGATGCGCAACGCAACGCGCTCCTGTGGGACGTAGCGGTGTCGAGCGTATTAAACCGGCGCAGTGTGACACCCGTTCAGATTGGCGAAGCTGTGGCTAAAGTGTTCGAGAAGTTTCCGGGTAACAAACCCTGA